From a region of the Triticum aestivum cultivar Chinese Spring chromosome 7D, IWGSC CS RefSeq v2.1, whole genome shotgun sequence genome:
- the LOC123164489 gene encoding cytochrome P450 89A9-like — translation MIILLCIVVLPVVLLLVTSSRQHGKCYIGGSPLPPGPPWPRLPLLGNLLYRCPTIASLVDALRRLHADYGPVVTLWAGSKPAIFIAGRDAAHRTLARAGATFAHRPPSWSFGLNGHGVNSAQYGGRWSLLRRNLSSHLAGAPLAGALQSSLSRLVSSLERAAAAAENHVVVPSEMLRHAVFSFFASLCFGEGAAEDVLRQLRGVHAEILSLVIELGAFHLMPALLEVACYFPKCRKLSNAQKRHHATVMALISARRQRNRDGVGAGRRRCYVDTLMELRLRDEEMVSLCWEFMNAASKTTSTALEWIMARLVLHQEVQRKLREDIARRGEGDENGNCTANGERRSPFLEAVVLEALRRHPPAHYLLAHTTDKDAHLDGYLIPKGSVVNYGVADIGRDATSWTNPDEFLPERFLEGGEGYGVSVTAGSGSGEVSMKMMPFGSGRRACPGAAIALTVLKSFVENLVTRFEWTPVGAVDMEEKPGLVTEMRTPLRTCLVVRPHVQLNM, via the exons ATGATCATACTCCTGTGCATCGTGGTCCTTCCGGTCGTGCTCCTCCTCGTAACATCCTCCAGGCAGCACGGGAAATGCTACATCGGTGGCAGTCCGCTCCCTCCCGGGCCACCATGGCCACGGCTCCCACTTCTCGGGAACCTCCTGTACCGCTGCCCCACAATCGCCTCCCTCGTGGATGCGCTTCGGCGCCTCCACGCGGACTACGGCCCCGTCGTCACCCTCTGGGCGGGCAGTAAGCCGGCCATCTTCATCGCCGGCCGTGACGCCGCGCACCGCACCCTCGCCCGCGCAGGGGCCACCTTCGCGCACCGCCCGCCGTCGTGGTCCTTCGGGCTTAACGGCCACGGCGTCAACAGCGCCCAGTACGGCGGCCGCTGGAGCCTCCTCCGGCGCAACCTCAGCTCGCACCTTGCTGGGGCGCCTCTCGCTGGTGCGCTACAATCTTCCCTCAGCAGGCTTGTCTCGAGCCTCGAGcgtgcggctgcggcggcggagaaCCACGTCGTGGTGCCATCAGAAATGCTCCGACACGCCGTGTTCTCCTTCTTCGCCTCGCTTTGCTTCGGCGAAGGGGCGGCGGAGGACGTGCTCAGGCAGCTACGAGGAGTCCACGCCGAGATCCTGTCCCTCGTCATTGAGCTCGGGGCGTTCCACCTCATGCCCGCGCTCCTGGAGGTCGCGTGCTACTTCCCTAAGTGCCGGAAGCTATCGAACGCCCAGAAGAGGCACCATGCCACTGTCATGGCTCTCATCAGTGCTCGCCGACAGCGGAACAGAGATGGGGTCGGCGCAGGGCGGCGCCGGTGCTACGTCGACACGCTCATGGAGCTAAGGCTCCGAGACGAGGAGATGGTGAGCCTGTGCTGGGAGTTCATGAACGCTGCGTCCAAGACCACTTCCACGGCGCTCGAGTGGATCATGGCACGTCTTGTGCTCCACCAG GAGGTACAACGGAAGTTACGGGAAGACATCGCTAGGAGAGGGGAAGGCGATGAAAATGGAAACTGTACGGCAAATGGCGAGCGACGGAGCCCGTTCCTGGAGGCCGTGGTGCTCGAAGCGCTGCGTCGCCACCCCCCGGCGCACTACCTGCTGGCGCACACGACGGACAAGGACGCCCACCTCGACGGCTACTTGATACCCAAGGGCTCCGTCGTCAACTACGGCGTGGCTGATATCGGGCGCGACGCGACGTCGTGGACGAACCCCGACGAGTTCCTGCCTGAACGGTTCTTGGAGGGCGGAGAAGGGTACGGCGTTTCTGTTACCGCCGGCAGCGGGAGCGGCGAggtgtcgatgaagatgatgcctTTCGGCAGCGGGCGGAGGGCGTGCCCTGGCGCCGCTATCGCTCTGACGGTGCTCAAATCCTTCGTCGAGAATCTGGTCACGAGGTTCGAGTGGACACCGGTTGGAGCAGTGGACATGGAAGAGAAACCCGGGCTTGTAACCGAGATGAGGACGCCGTTACGTACTTGTTTGGTCGTGAGACCGCATGTACAGCTGAATATGTAA